The following coding sequences lie in one Saccopteryx bilineata isolate mSacBil1 chromosome X, mSacBil1_pri_phased_curated, whole genome shotgun sequence genomic window:
- the LOC136317092 gene encoding protein SET: MAPKRQPSLPSQTKKPRLPPAPKPEKKSVSQDLPKGEKEQQEAIEHIDEVQNEIDRLNEQASEEILKVEQKYNKLRQPFFQKRSELIAKIPNFWVTTFVNHPQVSALLGEEDEEALHYLTRVEVTEFEDIKSGYRIDFYFDENPYFENKVLSKEFHLNESGDPSSKSTEIKWKSGKDLTKRSSQTQNKASRKRQHEEPESFFTWFTDHSDAGADELGEVIKDDIWPNPLQYYLVPDMDDEEGEGEEDDDDDEEEEGLEDIDEEGDEDEGEEDEDDDEGEEGEEDEGEDD; encoded by the coding sequence ATGGCTCCCAAACGCCAGCCTTCGCTCCCATCTCAGACGAAGAAACCGAGACTGCCTCCTGCCCCCAAGCCGGAGAAGAAGTCAGTCTCTCAGGACTTgccaaaaggagaaaaagaacagcaagaagcAATTGAACATATTGATGAAGTACAAAATGAAATAGACAGACTTAATGAGCAAGCCAGTGAGGAGATTTTGAAAGTAGAACAGAAATATAACAAACTCCGCCAACCATTTTTTCAGAAGAGGTCAGAATTGATTGCCAAAATCCCAAATTTTTGGGTAACAACATTTGTCAACCATCCACAAGTGTCTGCACTGCTTGGGGAAGAAGATGAAGAGGCGCTGCATTATTTGACAAGAGTTGAAGTGACAGAATTTGAAGATATTAAATCAGGTTacagaatagatttttattttgatgaaaatcCTTACTTCGAAAATAAAGTTCTCTCCAAAGAATTCCATCTGAATGAGAGTGGTGATCCATCTTCAAAGTCCACTGAAATCAAATGGAAATCTGGAAAGGATTTGACGAAACGTTCAAGTCAAACGCAGAATAAAGCCAGCAGAAAGAGACAGCATGAGGAACCAGAGAGCTTCTTTACCTGGTTTACTGACCATTCTGATGCAGGTGCTGATGAATTAGGAGAAGTCATCAAAGATGATATTTGGCCAAATCCATTACAGTACTACTTGGTTCCTGACATGGATgatgaagaaggggaaggagaagaagatgatgatgatgatgaagaagaagaagggttGGAAGATATTGATGAAGAAGGGGATGAGGATGAAGGTGAagaagatgaagatgatgatgagggggaggaaggagaggaagatgaAGGAGAAGATGACTAA